A region from the Fusarium musae strain F31 chromosome 1, whole genome shotgun sequence genome encodes:
- the LAE1 gene encoding Secondary metabolism regulator lae1, producing the protein MVVMPPQNSVNESEGRYLQDGFWQHGRFYGSWKPGKYLFPIDSEELNRLDIFHKVFLLARDNKPFLAPIRRTSPRIMDIGTGTGIWAINVAEECLSDAQIMAVDLNQIQPALIPPGFMPKQYDIEEPSWGPLLADCDLIHMRMLLGSIQTDLWPQVYHNAFEHLAPGIGFLEHIEVDWIPRCDDDERPANSAFVKWAELFLDGMDRFNRRVRVTPQEHRQMLEATGFTDIRQEVIKAYVCPWSADRNEREIARWFNIGLSHSLEAMSLKPLIEKLGFEAEEVRELCERAKRETCVLRYHTYCNIHVWTARKPGPQQ; encoded by the exons ATGGTTGTAATGCCTCCTCAAAACAG CGTGAACGAGTCGGAAGGGCGATACCTTCAAGATGGATTCTGGCAACATGGCCGATTTTATGGTTCTTGGAAACCTGGCAAATACTTATTTCCAATTGACTCG GAAGAGTTGAATCGTTTGGATATATTTCATAAAGTTTTCCTTCTGGCACGAGACAATAAGCCATTTCTAGCCCCCATCAGACGCACCTCGCCCCGAATCATGGATATTGGTACGGGCACAGGTATTTGGGCAATCAATGTGGCTGAAGA ATGTCTCTCAGATGCCCAGATCATGGCAGTGGACCTGAATCAGATTCAACCAGCATT GATTCCTCCTGGCTTTATGCCAAAACAATATGACATTGAAGAGCCGTCTTGGGGGCCTCTGCTGGCGGACTGCGATTTGATTCATATGCGAATGTTACTTGGCAGTATTCAAACGGACTTGTGGCCTCAAGTCTACCACAATGCCTTTGA GCACTTGGCTCCAGGCATCGGCTTCCTGGAGCACATTGAGGTTGACTGGATACCACGatgtgacgatgatgaacgCCCAGCAAATTCCGCATTCGTGAAGTGGGCAGAGCTTTTTCTCGATGGCATGGATCGATTCAACCGCAGGGTCAGAGTCACGCCGCAAGAACATCGGCAAATGCTTGAAGCTACAGGTTTCACAGATATCAGGCAGGAGGTGATCAAGGCTTATGTTTGCCCCTGGTCTGCTGATCGAAACGAACGTGAAATCGCCCGATGGTTCAATATCGGGCTGTCTCATAGTCTGGAGGCCATGAGTTTAAAACCCCTGATCGAGAAACTCGGATTTGAGGCCGAGGAAGTTCGTGAGCTATGTGAGAGAGCGAAGCGCGAAACATGTGTTTTGCGCTACCACACTTATTGCAACAT TCATGTCTGGACGGCTAGGAAGCCCGGACCTCAACAGTAA